In Myxococcales bacterium, a single window of DNA contains:
- the gshB gene encoding glutathione synthase, with protein sequence MRPRQLTMAFVMDPVTQLDISADTTFVLMLEAQRRGHEVLYVDQADLSIENGQAAALVTPVTLRVEEENFVDLGPARRVILDDEVDVAFQRKDPPVDPAYIAATQILGTCRKTLVLNRPEAILAFNEKLFALHFPDLMPRTTVTRSIAELQSFMEALGGEMIVKPLNGKGGEGVFHLVAGEKNISSILEQSTQFETSLVMAQEYLPAIRLGDKRILLLEGEAIGAVLRVPADAEVRANLHVGARAEKADLSPADREIIRRLGPILKREGLFFVGIDVIGDRLTEINVTSPTGIQEINALDSACLEAKVIDAVEARVAAGAGDADG encoded by the coding sequence ATGCGACCCCGCCAGCTCACAATGGCATTCGTCATGGACCCTGTGACGCAGCTGGATATTTCCGCAGACACCACCTTTGTGCTGATGCTCGAAGCTCAGCGGCGGGGCCACGAGGTGCTGTACGTCGACCAGGCGGATCTGTCGATCGAAAACGGCCAGGCGGCTGCGCTCGTGACGCCCGTGACGCTGCGAGTCGAAGAGGAAAATTTTGTCGACCTGGGCCCCGCGCGCCGGGTGATTCTCGATGACGAGGTCGACGTCGCCTTTCAGCGCAAGGATCCGCCGGTAGACCCGGCCTATATCGCCGCCACCCAGATCCTCGGCACATGTCGCAAGACTCTCGTCCTGAACCGCCCCGAGGCGATTCTCGCGTTCAACGAGAAGCTCTTCGCCCTCCACTTCCCCGACCTCATGCCCAGGACCACGGTGACTCGCAGCATCGCTGAACTGCAGAGCTTCATGGAAGCTCTGGGTGGCGAGATGATCGTGAAACCCCTGAACGGCAAGGGTGGCGAGGGGGTTTTTCATCTGGTGGCGGGAGAGAAGAACATTTCGTCGATCCTCGAACAGTCGACCCAGTTCGAGACCAGCCTGGTGATGGCCCAGGAGTATCTCCCCGCGATTCGCCTGGGCGACAAACGGATATTGCTGCTCGAGGGCGAAGCCATTGGCGCTGTCCTGCGGGTGCCAGCGGACGCCGAGGTTCGCGCAAACCTCCACGTAGGCGCCCGGGCTGAAAAGGCGGACCTCTCTCCGGCCGATCGCGAGATCATCCGCCGGCTGGGCCCGATCCTCAAACGCGAAGGCCTGTTCTTCGTGGGGATCGACGTGATCGGCGACCGTTTGACCGAGATCAACGTGACGAGCCCGACGGGAATTCAGGAAATCAACGCCCTCGATA